The Longimicrobium sp. genome includes a window with the following:
- the purE gene encoding 5-(carboxyamino)imidazole ribonucleotide mutase encodes MGSRSDRETMQEAARVLDELGIAYEMEIVSAHRTPDRMFRYAEEAEGRGIEVIVAGAGGAAHLPGMTAAKTVLPVIGVPVLSSTLNGLDSLLSIVQMPKGVPVATVAIGKAGAANAGLLAARILGGRDAEIRERLKAYARRMAEDALAPDPAPAS; translated from the coding sequence ATGGGCAGCCGCAGCGACCGCGAGACCATGCAGGAGGCCGCGCGCGTGCTGGACGAGCTGGGGATCGCGTACGAGATGGAGATCGTCTCGGCGCACCGCACGCCCGACCGCATGTTCCGCTACGCCGAGGAGGCCGAGGGGCGGGGGATCGAGGTGATCGTCGCCGGGGCGGGCGGCGCGGCGCACCTGCCGGGGATGACCGCGGCCAAGACCGTCCTCCCCGTCATCGGCGTCCCCGTCCTCTCCTCCACGCTGAACGGGCTGGACTCGCTCCTCTCCATCGTGCAGATGCCGAAGGGCGTTCCCGTCGCCACGGTGGCGATCGGGAAAGCGGGCGCGGCCAACGCCGGGCTCCTGGCCGCGCGCATCCTGGGCGGCCGCGACGCGGAGATCCGCGAGCGCTTGAAGGCGTACGCGCGGCGGATGGCCGAGGACGCGCTCGCCCCCGACCCCGCGCCGGCGTCGTGA
- a CDS encoding 5-(carboxyamino)imidazole ribonucleotide synthase, translated as MTADGSAAGGVFLPGARIGIVGGGQLGRMFALEARRMGYRVVVLDPGAGAPAAQVADEHIRAPFNDPASMRALAERSDVVTLEWENADVATLREIERMVPVRPGPGVLEVAQHRVREKETARALGVLTANFRAVQTRGDLDDALREIGTPAVLKTARFGYDGKGQAVIREPSEAGAAFAAVGGDGTTELILEEWVRFSVEVSVVAARGADGETACFPVAENVHRNAILDVSIVPARIAPEIAEEARRVAVRMAEGLGVVGLLAVEMFVAEDGHVRMNELAPRPHNSGHYTLEACPVSQFEQQLRAVCGLPLGSTDLLRPAAMANLMGDDAGTALGRPGVAEALAVPQTALHLYGKAEARPGRKMGHVTSLGATPEEALARVLQARARITTSG; from the coding sequence GTGACGGCGGACGGATCCGCGGCCGGCGGCGTGTTCCTTCCCGGCGCCCGCATCGGCATCGTCGGCGGGGGGCAGCTGGGGCGGATGTTCGCGCTCGAGGCGCGGCGGATGGGCTACCGCGTGGTCGTCCTGGACCCCGGCGCCGGCGCCCCCGCCGCGCAGGTGGCCGACGAGCACATCCGCGCGCCGTTCAACGACCCCGCGTCGATGCGCGCGCTCGCCGAACGCTCGGACGTGGTGACGCTGGAGTGGGAGAACGCGGACGTGGCCACGCTCCGCGAGATCGAGCGCATGGTCCCCGTCCGCCCCGGCCCCGGCGTGCTGGAGGTGGCGCAGCACCGCGTCCGCGAGAAGGAGACGGCGCGCGCGCTCGGCGTCCTCACCGCGAACTTCCGCGCCGTCCAGACGCGCGGCGACCTGGACGACGCGTTGCGCGAGATCGGCACCCCCGCGGTGCTGAAGACCGCGCGCTTCGGCTACGACGGCAAGGGGCAGGCGGTGATCCGCGAGCCGTCGGAGGCCGGGGCCGCGTTCGCCGCGGTGGGGGGAGACGGGACGACGGAGCTGATCCTGGAGGAGTGGGTGCGCTTCTCCGTGGAGGTCTCCGTGGTCGCCGCACGCGGGGCGGACGGGGAGACGGCGTGCTTTCCGGTGGCCGAGAACGTCCACCGCAACGCCATCCTCGACGTCTCCATCGTCCCCGCCCGCATCGCCCCCGAGATCGCGGAAGAGGCGCGGCGCGTGGCGGTGCGCATGGCCGAGGGGCTGGGCGTGGTCGGCCTGCTGGCGGTGGAGATGTTCGTCGCGGAGGACGGGCACGTGCGGATGAACGAGCTGGCGCCGCGGCCGCACAACTCCGGGCACTACACCCTGGAAGCCTGCCCGGTGAGCCAGTTCGAGCAGCAGCTGCGCGCCGTCTGCGGGCTGCCGCTGGGCTCCACGGATCTCCTCCGCCCGGCGGCGATGGCCAACCTGATGGGCGACGACGCGGGGACGGCGCTGGGCCGCCCCGGCGTGGCCGAGGCGCTCGCCGTCCCCCAGACGGCGCTGCACCTGTACGGCAAGGCGGAGGCGCGGCCGGGGCGGAAGATGGGGCACGTCACCTCGCTCGGCGCCACGCCGGAGGAAGCGCTCGCCCGGGTGCTCCAGGCGCGCGCGCGGATCACGACATCGGGGTGA